A section of the Dehalobacter sp. DCM genome encodes:
- a CDS encoding SpoIID/LytB domain-containing protein, whose product MRFHCDDIKQNDKTQSLLLVFNLIILSAIILLLIPTPMQAKDITVELVWQYPEASWLEIEPIQGEYTLDYDQMHTVLSPGSSLKIGRSTLTFFVMVNGKTAIVQDKTITLKQRKAGIIRIREGAEEWKSYRGNLSLKNDSHFWKIYNTLDQEDYLKGVVPIEMSNAWAAKGFEALKAQAVAARTYMLKNNANGIITDSPDIHQAYLGRSVEGEASRAVTATAGEILADKDSDNPISIFYSSHNGGYTELTENVWQNHDPHYTSFPDHYTTGIGGFIDQWTFSIDAEALGKAFDLAPIRELQLKKYSSGRVYRVALTDWLGNKKEVTGGEFVRAFYPQNQPLGANSFLGRLFEATYYFSPKELAPLYQQTAHLLADNTQQFSRSDGVTGPLLTRIVSSNDGIRSESCPFGSFVFSGSGWGHGVGMSQWGAYRMAMEGYTYQDILNYYYKNTEILKTVQ is encoded by the coding sequence ATGCGCTTTCATTGTGATGATATTAAACAGAATGACAAAACTCAATCCCTATTATTGGTCTTTAATCTGATCATACTTTCTGCTATTATTCTTCTCTTAATACCGACCCCTATGCAAGCTAAGGATATAACCGTCGAACTGGTCTGGCAATATCCTGAAGCTTCCTGGTTAGAAATTGAACCAATTCAAGGGGAGTATACACTGGATTATGATCAGATGCATACCGTGCTTTCGCCCGGAAGCAGTTTGAAAATTGGACGAAGCACTTTAACTTTTTTTGTTATGGTTAACGGTAAAACAGCGATTGTTCAGGACAAGACGATAACACTTAAGCAACGCAAAGCCGGCATCATCCGTATTCGCGAAGGGGCTGAGGAATGGAAAAGCTATCGCGGCAATCTTTCACTAAAAAACGATAGTCATTTCTGGAAGATATACAATACGCTGGACCAAGAGGACTATTTAAAAGGCGTTGTGCCAATCGAAATGAGCAACGCATGGGCAGCCAAGGGGTTTGAAGCACTAAAAGCACAGGCGGTCGCAGCGCGTACTTACATGCTAAAAAATAATGCGAATGGTATCATTACCGATTCTCCAGATATTCATCAGGCTTATCTTGGGAGATCAGTGGAGGGGGAAGCCAGCCGCGCGGTAACGGCTACGGCAGGTGAGATTCTTGCTGATAAGGATTCAGACAACCCTATTTCGATTTTTTACTCTTCACATAATGGCGGGTATACGGAATTGACCGAAAATGTCTGGCAAAATCATGATCCGCATTATACATCTTTTCCGGATCATTATACAACTGGGATTGGCGGCTTCATTGATCAATGGACATTTAGTATTGATGCGGAAGCTCTTGGCAAAGCATTCGATTTAGCTCCTATCCGTGAGCTCCAATTAAAAAAATATTCATCCGGACGTGTTTATCGAGTAGCATTAACGGACTGGCTTGGAAATAAAAAGGAAGTCACCGGCGGCGAGTTTGTTCGTGCATTTTATCCACAGAACCAGCCTCTGGGTGCAAATTCCTTCTTAGGAAGGTTATTTGAGGCAACCTATTATTTCTCGCCAAAAGAGCTTGCACCGCTTTATCAGCAGACAGCTCATCTCCTGGCGGATAATACACAGCAGTTTAGCCGCTCCGACGGTGTGACTGGACCCTTACTTACGCGAATCGTCAGTTCCAATGATGGGATCCGATCAGAATCATGTCCCTTTGGCTCGTTTGTTTTCAGCGGCAGCGGATGGGGACACGGTGTTGGCATGTCGCAGTGGGGAGCGTATCGGATGGCCATGGAAGGGTATACCTATCAGGATATCCTTAACTATTATTATAAAAATACCGAAATTTTAAAAACAGTACAATAA
- the ruvB gene encoding Holliday junction branch migration DNA helicase RuvB — MERPEDRDNEALRPGRLMEYIGQTNIKENLSVFIQAAQNRGEALDHVLLYGPPGLGKTTLANIIAAEMGVNIRTTSGPAIERPGDLAALLTSLEARDVLFIDEIHRLSRTAEEVLYSAMEDSCLDIVIGKGPSARSIRLSLSPFTLIGATTRAGQLTSPLRDRFGVINRLEFYTTEELIEIVSRASRVLRVALTVEGATEIARRSRGTPRVANRLLKRVRDYAEYWGCQVIDAEIAAKALNKLEVDPLGLDSLDKKVLLAIIHKFAGGPVGLETLAATVGEEAETLEDVAEPFLLQMGFLQRTPRGRMVTAHVYSYFGMEQPSHLQQGLFTEEG, encoded by the coding sequence ATGGAACGGCCTGAAGATCGGGATAATGAAGCATTACGGCCAGGCAGGCTAATGGAATATATCGGGCAGACGAATATTAAAGAAAACCTCAGCGTGTTTATTCAGGCTGCCCAAAACCGAGGTGAGGCTCTGGACCATGTTTTACTTTACGGACCACCCGGCTTGGGTAAAACGACCTTGGCCAATATTATCGCTGCAGAGATGGGTGTGAATATACGAACCACATCCGGTCCGGCAATTGAAAGGCCCGGAGATTTAGCCGCCCTTTTGACCTCGCTGGAAGCACGGGATGTTCTGTTTATTGATGAGATCCATCGGCTCAGCAGGACTGCGGAGGAAGTTCTCTATTCCGCGATGGAAGATAGCTGTTTGGATATCGTGATCGGGAAAGGACCCAGTGCCCGCTCTATACGGCTTTCCTTGTCGCCGTTTACGCTGATTGGCGCCACAACCCGGGCAGGTCAGTTGACATCACCGCTTCGTGATCGTTTTGGTGTGATCAATCGTTTGGAGTTCTATACCACAGAAGAGTTAATTGAGATTGTCTCTCGGGCTTCTCGGGTACTGCGGGTAGCACTGACGGTTGAAGGGGCAACGGAAATTGCCCGACGGTCCAGAGGAACGCCACGCGTCGCTAACCGTCTGCTGAAACGGGTGAGAGATTATGCCGAATACTGGGGATGCCAAGTGATTGATGCAGAAATAGCAGCAAAAGCGCTTAATAAATTAGAAGTTGATCCGTTAGGGTTGGACAGCTTGGACAAGAAAGTACTGCTGGCAATCATCCATAAGTTTGCCGGCGGGCCGGTGGGCTTGGAAACACTTGCGGCAACGGTTGGTGAGGAAGCGGAGACCTTGGAGGATGTTGCTGAACCGTTTCTGCTGCAAATGGGGTTTCTGCAGAGAACGCCCCGGGGCAGGATGGTAACCGCTCACGTGTACAGTTATTTTGGTATGGAGCAGCCTTCACATCTTCAGCAGGGGCTGTTTACGGAAGAGGGTTGA
- the ruvA gene encoding Holliday junction branch migration protein RuvA, which yields MIGMLRGIVWVAETDRLILDVGGVGYLLHMPLSSLTKVRQGEENVFFTHMIMREDDLSLYGFITKDEKDLFLQLLSVTGIGPKAALAILSAFPVNRIKTAIVSEDASLLTEVSGIGGKTAKRIILELKEKMKDVELEDTGDDTSGFGPTDETLEMLLALGFSRAEARSALATVNKKGIASTEDQVKEALRMLASR from the coding sequence ATGATCGGTATGCTGCGTGGGATTGTCTGGGTTGCAGAGACAGACCGCTTAATCCTGGATGTTGGCGGTGTGGGTTATCTGCTGCATATGCCGTTGAGTTCGCTGACGAAAGTCCGACAGGGCGAGGAGAATGTATTTTTCACACATATGATCATGCGTGAAGATGATTTGTCCTTATACGGATTTATCACCAAAGATGAAAAGGATTTATTTTTACAGCTTCTGAGTGTGACCGGCATCGGACCCAAAGCAGCTTTAGCGATTTTATCGGCATTCCCGGTCAACAGGATCAAAACAGCTATTGTCAGTGAAGACGCCTCGTTGCTGACAGAAGTATCCGGGATAGGCGGCAAGACGGCTAAACGTATCATCCTCGAACTGAAAGAAAAAATGAAAGATGTCGAATTAGAAGACACTGGAGATGACACTTCCGGGTTTGGGCCTACTGATGAGACGTTGGAAATGCTGTTGGCTTTAGGATTTTCCCGGGCCGAAGCACGCAGTGCGCTGGCAACAGTCAACAAAAAGGGAATTGCGTCTACTGAAGATCAGGTGAAAGAAGCCCTTCGTATGCTGGCGAGCCGTTAG
- the ruvC gene encoding crossover junction endodeoxyribonuclease RuvC → MLILGIDPGTAIMGYGLIEKNGQKLTPITYACWRTPSDLPMPERLRLLFDSLEDFLRNYSPDIMAVEELFFNRNTTTAITVGQARGVVLLGAARHGIAVFEYTPLQVKQAVVGYGKADKKQIQYMVKAILGLQETPKPDDTADALAIAICHAHSMGRKV, encoded by the coding sequence ATGTTGATTCTTGGCATTGACCCGGGAACAGCCATTATGGGATATGGGCTGATTGAAAAAAATGGGCAGAAACTGACCCCCATAACCTATGCCTGTTGGCGTACGCCGTCTGACTTACCGATGCCGGAACGACTACGTCTGCTTTTTGACTCATTAGAGGATTTCTTGAGAAATTATTCACCGGATATAATGGCGGTGGAGGAACTCTTTTTTAATCGCAATACTACAACCGCAATCACCGTCGGACAAGCCCGGGGGGTGGTGCTGCTTGGTGCAGCTCGCCATGGTATTGCGGTGTTCGAATATACCCCGCTTCAGGTTAAACAGGCTGTTGTCGGGTATGGTAAAGCGGATAAAAAACAGATCCAGTACATGGTCAAAGCGATATTGGGACTTCAGGAAACCCCTAAGCCGGATGATACGGCTGATGCACTGGCGATAGCCATTTGTCACGCCCATAGCATGGGACGTAAGGTCTAA
- a CDS encoding YebC/PmpR family DNA-binding transcriptional regulator, which translates to MSGHSKWANIKHKKAKSDAIKGKMFTKLAKEIIVAARAGGGDPNGNFRLRIAIDNAKAANLPNDNIQRAIQKGAGAGEGDNFEELRYEGYGPGGVAIMVELATDNRNRTAGEMRYIFSKNGGNLGETGSVGWMFTEKGQLDIPREDLRMDEDEIMLLALEAGADDVESEEESFAIFTVPEKMQDVRQVLLDSKLPIENAAINLIPTNRVEIADIEQAKKIIKLIDSLESHDDVQKVYTNFELAESLADADL; encoded by the coding sequence GTGTCTGGGCATTCCAAATGGGCTAATATTAAACACAAAAAAGCTAAATCCGATGCGATAAAAGGGAAGATGTTCACGAAGCTGGCAAAAGAGATCATTGTGGCGGCGCGTGCTGGCGGCGGCGATCCTAACGGGAATTTTCGTTTAAGAATCGCCATAGACAATGCGAAAGCAGCGAATCTTCCAAACGACAATATTCAACGTGCGATTCAAAAAGGAGCCGGAGCCGGAGAGGGAGACAACTTTGAAGAACTCCGTTATGAAGGTTATGGACCCGGCGGCGTCGCCATCATGGTTGAACTGGCGACGGATAATCGTAACCGTACAGCTGGAGAAATGCGGTATATTTTTTCAAAAAATGGCGGGAACCTTGGGGAGACAGGCAGCGTCGGCTGGATGTTTACGGAGAAAGGCCAGCTGGATATCCCCAGAGAAGATCTGAGAATGGACGAGGATGAAATCATGCTGTTGGCACTTGAGGCCGGGGCTGATGATGTTGAGTCAGAGGAAGAAAGCTTCGCGATCTTTACCGTTCCGGAAAAGATGCAGGATGTTCGTCAAGTACTCTTGGACAGTAAGCTGCCCATAGAGAACGCAGCCATTAATTTGATTCCGACTAACCGTGTCGAGATTGCAGATATTGAACAGGCAAAAAAAATAATTAAATTAATTGACTCGCTGGAAAGTCATGATGATGTCCAAAAAGTATATACAAACTTTGAATTGGCTGAATCATTGGCTGATGCAGATCTCTAG
- a CDS encoding TetR/AcrR family transcriptional regulator: MAQYQAGINTKRKIYIASEILFYEKGYAETTVTDITDYAEANRGSFYHHYESKLQLGALVHSNFARRNAKIANLFVGKMNEATRVLLGLRAYWYLFFCDEKLRRFFKDLYIENVLEIKENPFIFNVCLKLAPRELSAKEKKFISITNIGLSRQMNIDAYSHQEKYNDRDITDFYITTIFRLFNIDPQITEQILSDLNTHFSRCTLSNDGFHPLFELKS, from the coding sequence ATGGCACAATATCAAGCAGGAATTAACACAAAACGCAAGATTTATATCGCCAGTGAAATATTATTTTATGAAAAAGGATACGCTGAAACAACGGTTACCGATATAACGGATTATGCCGAGGCGAATCGCGGGTCCTTTTACCACCATTATGAAAGTAAGCTACAGTTGGGGGCACTTGTCCATTCAAATTTTGCCCGGCGCAATGCGAAAATCGCAAATTTATTTGTGGGTAAAATGAATGAGGCTACACGTGTATTACTTGGTCTTCGCGCTTATTGGTATCTGTTTTTCTGCGATGAAAAGCTCCGTCGATTTTTCAAGGACCTCTATATCGAAAATGTCCTGGAAATCAAAGAAAATCCCTTCATTTTTAATGTTTGCCTGAAACTGGCACCGCGAGAATTATCGGCGAAAGAAAAGAAATTCATCAGTATTACGAATATTGGTTTGTCACGACAAATGAATATTGATGCCTACTCTCATCAGGAAAAATATAATGATAGGGACATTACCGATTTTTACATCACAACAATTTTTCGTTTGTTTAATATTGATCCCCAAATTACGGAACAGATACTATCGGATCTTAACACGCACTTTTCACGCTGCACGCTCAGCAATGATGGATTTCATCCCTTATTTGAACTAAAAAGCTAG
- the hypF gene encoding carbamoyltransferase HypF produces the protein MKNARYIKINGIVQGVGFRPFVYKLAVELNLRGWVINCSSGVEIHAEGENLEKFLQRILAEKPPMASIITHESNTVPAKGYTDFKIIESRESTKKDVLISPDIAVCPDCLNELWDKTDRRYRYPFINCTNCGPRYTIIKDRPYDRNKTTMDPFIMCPTCRHEYEDTSDRRFHAQPVACRDCGPSLQLWDADGLVVTNHGIGSDLLEKGSILAVKGIGGFHLVCDAYNDQAVKRLRHVKERGAKPFAVMARDMNAVRREVSLTELESLTLAGPSAPIVLLPRINIAESRLSAATAPGLITLGVMLPYTPVHHLLFDGQFDFLVMTSANLSGQPLIYDNDIALESLRGIADYFLVNNRDIYHPCDDSVLQQIGDKMTFIRRARGYVPVPLVIKKELKDPIVGLGGEMKNAFCLGSGSMAFMSQYIGDMHGLDNLQRFEQEFDAFQKVTSTTPKIAAYDLHPEYMTTRIAKALDIPKYTVQHHHAHLVSVMAEHGLEEPLLGIICDGTGYGDDGKIWGFEYMHGNAAQYQRLGHLEYLPLPGGDVAAKYPLRIAYAYLKVILTENEWHNTECFWSGLSAQEKDILDGQIRSGFQLFESSSAGRLFDAVSGMLGICTEVTYEGQAAIELESIAAAWLQNHRILKQYENEAIVRLNALINLRTDYEGIADQNTPCVYNMQPMIEECNKRGEECSDPDPLLYLPRWAVVDNGKTVILKIDRLLRQIIDDIMTGKNSGEIAFRFHYSLACMMLETAIILGTKKDLPVSGGVFQNKLLTECLLSLTGQLGIRLLYPTQLPSGDGGLAFGQVIIADEKNKRLSC, from the coding sequence ATGAAAAATGCGCGATACATTAAAATCAACGGCATCGTGCAGGGTGTCGGTTTTCGCCCGTTTGTATATAAACTGGCGGTTGAATTGAATTTGCGCGGATGGGTGATTAATTGCAGCAGTGGAGTTGAGATTCATGCCGAAGGGGAAAATTTAGAGAAATTTTTGCAGAGAATCCTTGCAGAAAAGCCGCCGATGGCGTCGATTATCACACACGAGAGCAACACTGTTCCGGCCAAGGGATATACCGACTTTAAAATCATTGAAAGTCGAGAATCAACCAAAAAAGACGTTTTAATATCACCGGATATTGCGGTCTGTCCGGATTGTCTGAATGAATTGTGGGACAAAACGGACCGGCGTTATCGCTATCCATTTATTAACTGCACGAATTGCGGGCCGCGATATACGATCATTAAAGATCGTCCCTATGACCGAAATAAAACGACAATGGATCCCTTTATTATGTGTCCAACTTGCCGGCATGAATACGAAGATACCTCTGATCGACGATTTCATGCACAGCCGGTGGCTTGCAGGGACTGCGGACCATCCCTGCAGCTTTGGGATGCAGACGGTCTTGTTGTCACAAATCATGGCATTGGCAGCGATCTTTTAGAGAAAGGATCGATCCTGGCAGTTAAAGGTATTGGTGGGTTTCATTTGGTATGTGATGCCTATAATGATCAGGCAGTCAAACGCTTGCGTCACGTAAAAGAACGCGGAGCGAAACCGTTTGCAGTGATGGCCAGAGATATGAATGCTGTCAGACGTGAAGTATCTTTAACCGAGCTTGAAAGCCTGACCTTAGCGGGGCCATCGGCACCCATCGTTCTTTTGCCCAGGATAAATATAGCAGAAAGTCGTCTGTCTGCGGCTACAGCACCCGGCTTAATCACTCTGGGAGTCATGCTGCCCTATACACCCGTTCATCACCTTTTATTCGATGGGCAATTCGACTTTTTGGTTATGACCAGCGCCAATTTAAGCGGTCAGCCATTAATCTATGATAATGACATTGCCTTGGAATCCTTGCGCGGAATCGCTGATTATTTTCTGGTGAATAACAGAGATATTTACCATCCGTGTGATGACTCCGTATTACAACAAATCGGTGATAAAATGACGTTTATTCGCAGAGCGCGCGGGTATGTCCCCGTTCCGCTTGTTATTAAGAAGGAGTTGAAAGATCCGATCGTCGGTTTGGGAGGGGAAATGAAGAATGCTTTTTGTTTGGGTTCGGGCAGCATGGCGTTTATGAGTCAATATATCGGCGACATGCACGGTTTGGATAATCTTCAGCGCTTCGAACAAGAATTCGATGCCTTTCAAAAAGTAACAAGCACGACGCCGAAAATTGCGGCTTACGATCTCCACCCGGAATATATGACTACCCGTATCGCTAAAGCTCTCGATATTCCGAAGTATACGGTACAGCACCATCATGCCCATCTTGTCAGTGTCATGGCAGAACATGGTCTGGAAGAACCCTTACTTGGCATTATCTGTGATGGGACAGGATATGGTGACGATGGTAAAATATGGGGATTCGAGTATATGCATGGCAATGCGGCACAATATCAGCGTCTGGGCCATCTGGAATATCTGCCATTACCCGGAGGGGATGTCGCTGCGAAGTATCCATTACGGATTGCCTATGCTTATCTAAAAGTAATTCTGACGGAAAACGAATGGCACAACACCGAGTGTTTTTGGTCCGGTTTGTCAGCTCAGGAAAAGGATATTCTCGACGGTCAAATTCGCAGTGGTTTCCAGCTTTTTGAGTCATCAAGCGCCGGCCGTCTCTTTGATGCCGTCAGCGGGATGCTGGGCATCTGTACAGAAGTAACCTATGAAGGACAGGCAGCGATCGAGTTGGAAAGTATTGCAGCAGCCTGGTTACAAAATCACAGGATATTAAAGCAATATGAAAATGAGGCAATCGTTCGTCTCAACGCCTTAATTAATCTGAGAACAGACTATGAAGGTATCGCCGACCAGAACACACCCTGTGTTTATAATATGCAACCGATGATAGAGGAATGCAATAAACGGGGTGAAGAATGTTCGGATCCTGACCCGCTCTTGTATCTGCCGCGGTGGGCAGTCGTCGATAATGGAAAGACGGTCATCTTAAAAATTGACCGGCTCTTAAGACAGATCATTGACGATATTATGACCGGAAAAAATAGTGGTGAGATTGCTTTTCGTTTCCATTACTCACTGGCATGTATGATGCTTGAAACGGCGATCATATTAGGAACAAAAAAAGACCTGCCGGTTTCCGGCGGTGTATTTCAAAATAAGCTGCTGACGGAATGCCTTTTGTCATTAACCGGACAACTGGGAATACGGCTTTTATACCCGACGCAGCTGCCGTCAGGAGACGGCGGATTAGCATTCGGACAAGTCATTATCGCCGACGAGAAGAATAAACGGTTATCTTGTTAA
- a CDS encoding sensor histidine kinase, translated as MEPLTESTKYTGKLKIFLGYAKGVGKTYAMLDDAKSQFSRGVDVVVGYLEPHTPPETIHLMEQIPSLSPIILDGNNQSSSEFDLDTALIRRPDLILVDELAHVNADGMRNKKRYLDIEELLKAGIDVYTTLNVQNIESLRDIIQNITNQVVDESIPDYIFANADKVELVDAAPDKLQKYYLHQEDTLTVEQLQLLRELALRTAADRISHSNDTAESSPDKKAGIKLLVCLSSSPSSAKSIRWTARTAEVFHAPWTALYVENMENRHGHDSEKETLQANLDLAEQLGAKIVILNGYDIPSVITEYAKLSGITNVVIGKSRNNKPLKNLLDIRLEDKLIAMMPGIEIHIIPGVEATKPSLPFHQPRKIHFIKDLFLTWSDTFKTLVILAGATLLSLGMQYIGFNSRDIMMVYLLSVFLISRITMGYVYGGAASVITVILFNYFFIVPVYSIHAFQAGYPITFIVMLIVALITSTSTIRIKSQAQLAVQRESRTELLYEINKKLLVTRGLDNIIILTNDALSVVFGCSVIFYAQDPQSGSPGYLHLAATESDASYMLSENERAVAHWVFVNQKPAGAGTDTHKEAKAYYIPIAGQSDVLGVIGLTSVKEKLTRDQRELLKMIASHVALALERQKLSDEQRTILIEAEKEKMRSNLLRAISHDLRTPLTGILGASSVILESSESLDKPTQHQLLVNIKEDSQWLIRMVENLLSVTRIKEGTMNVAMTDEAAEEIVAEAVSRTRKRYPHRKISVQVPDTLLIVPMDGTLILQVLLNLLENAIRHTPDNSTVEILVSQDRNDAVFEVSDYGTGINGEDFPYLFESYIPNGKRSSDSARGMGIGLSICMSIIKAHNGMIDAYNKDHGGAVFWFTLPLKQEDHNEQ; from the coding sequence TTGGAACCATTAACAGAATCGACGAAGTATACCGGAAAGTTGAAGATTTTTCTTGGCTATGCCAAAGGCGTCGGCAAAACCTACGCGATGCTTGATGATGCAAAAAGTCAGTTTTCCCGGGGTGTCGATGTTGTTGTCGGTTATCTTGAGCCCCATACACCGCCAGAAACGATCCACCTCATGGAACAAATACCGTCTTTGTCGCCAATCATCCTGGATGGGAATAATCAATCTTCTTCAGAGTTTGATCTGGATACCGCATTAATCCGAAGGCCAGACTTGATCCTCGTCGATGAATTGGCCCATGTCAATGCGGATGGCATGCGGAATAAGAAAAGATATTTGGATATTGAAGAACTTCTTAAAGCAGGCATTGATGTCTACACCACTCTCAATGTTCAGAATATTGAAAGCTTGCGGGATATTATTCAGAATATCACCAATCAGGTAGTTGATGAGTCTATACCCGACTATATTTTTGCGAACGCTGATAAGGTTGAGTTGGTCGATGCCGCACCAGACAAGCTTCAAAAATATTATCTGCACCAGGAAGATACACTGACAGTGGAACAGCTGCAATTGCTAAGGGAACTTGCCCTGCGTACGGCTGCAGACAGGATCAGTCATAGTAATGATACTGCAGAAAGCTCACCGGATAAAAAAGCTGGAATTAAACTTTTGGTTTGTTTGAGTTCTTCCCCATCCTCTGCCAAGTCTATCCGCTGGACAGCCAGAACAGCAGAGGTTTTTCACGCCCCATGGACGGCTCTTTATGTTGAAAACATGGAAAACCGGCACGGTCATGACAGTGAAAAAGAAACGCTCCAGGCAAATCTTGATCTGGCTGAACAGCTTGGTGCTAAAATCGTTATTTTGAATGGATATGATATCCCGTCCGTTATTACTGAATATGCCAAACTTTCAGGAATCACAAATGTCGTTATCGGCAAAAGCCGAAATAATAAGCCGCTGAAAAATCTATTGGATATCCGTTTGGAAGACAAACTCATTGCCATGATGCCTGGTATCGAAATACACATTATCCCCGGTGTTGAAGCAACAAAACCATCGCTGCCCTTTCATCAACCAAGAAAAATCCATTTTATTAAAGACCTTTTTTTAACCTGGTCTGACACGTTTAAAACTCTGGTTATTCTAGCGGGTGCCACTCTCCTTTCGTTAGGAATGCAATATATCGGATTTAATAGCCGCGATATCATGATGGTTTATTTGCTATCCGTGTTTCTGATCTCCAGGATTACCATGGGCTATGTCTACGGGGGCGCTGCTTCCGTAATTACTGTTATCCTTTTTAACTATTTCTTTATCGTGCCGGTTTACTCGATTCATGCATTCCAGGCCGGTTATCCCATCACCTTTATTGTTATGCTCATAGTTGCCTTGATCACAAGCACGTCAACGATTCGTATAAAATCCCAGGCGCAGCTTGCTGTCCAAAGAGAATCCCGCACAGAGCTTCTTTATGAGATCAATAAGAAACTATTAGTGACCCGCGGCTTGGATAATATCATTATTTTGACCAATGACGCCCTTTCTGTAGTTTTTGGCTGCTCAGTCATCTTTTATGCTCAAGATCCTCAATCAGGCTCACCCGGCTATTTGCACCTGGCTGCAACCGAATCCGATGCGTCCTATATGCTTTCTGAGAATGAACGTGCCGTCGCTCATTGGGTGTTTGTCAATCAGAAACCTGCCGGTGCCGGAACAGACACCCATAAAGAAGCAAAAGCGTACTATATTCCCATCGCCGGCCAAAGTGATGTTCTTGGCGTCATAGGCCTTACTTCTGTAAAAGAAAAGCTGACGCGTGACCAACGTGAATTATTGAAAATGATTGCGTCCCACGTCGCTTTGGCGTTAGAACGTCAGAAATTATCTGACGAACAGCGAACCATTTTGATTGAAGCTGAAAAAGAAAAAATGAGAAGCAATCTGCTGCGAGCCATTTCCCATGACCTGCGTACCCCCCTTACCGGTATACTTGGCGCCAGTTCAGTGATCTTGGAAAGTTCTGAATCGCTTGATAAACCAACACAACATCAACTGCTGGTTAACATAAAAGAGGATTCACAGTGGCTCATCCGCATGGTTGAGAACTTACTATCGGTCACCCGGATTAAAGAAGGTACAATGAATGTCGCGATGACGGATGAAGCCGCAGAGGAAATTGTTGCTGAGGCTGTCAGCCGAACGCGCAAACGCTATCCACACCGGAAAATATCGGTACAGGTACCGGATACACTCTTGATCGTTCCCATGGATGGAACCTTGATCTTACAAGTACTTCTGAACCTTTTAGAAAATGCAATCCGACATACACCAGATAACTCCACAGTCGAAATTCTAGTCAGCCAAGACCGGAATGACGCAGTATTTGAGGTCAGCGATTATGGAACGGGGATAAATGGCGAAGATTTTCCGTATTTATTTGAAAGCTATATTCCCAACGGCAAGAGAAGCTCGGATTCCGCGCGGGGTATGGGAATCGGATTATCAATCTGTATGTCCATTATCAAGGCTCATAACGGGATGATCGATGCCTATAATAAAGACCATGGTGGTGCCGTTTTCTGGTTTACACTGCCATTGAAGCAGGAGGATCACAATGAGCAATAA
- a CDS encoding response regulator, with amino-acid sequence MSNKALILIVEDDERICNFMSAILTSNQYAIIKTGKGKEAIAMTASHSPDLILLDLGLPDLDGIDVLKTIRQWSEVPVIVVSARGQEREKVEALDLGADDYLTKPFGTSELLARIRTGLRHSQKIIGDSQSELPGIHVGDLEINFSKRRVTLAGNEIHLTPIEYKIIVLLSRNIGKVLTHDYIIREIWGPYTNEVKALRVNMANIRRKLEKNPAEPQYIVTEVGVGYRMIEDTNVEKSLS; translated from the coding sequence ATGAGCAATAAAGCACTGATACTCATTGTCGAAGATGATGAACGGATCTGCAACTTCATGTCCGCAATTCTTACTTCTAACCAATATGCTATCATCAAAACAGGAAAAGGAAAAGAAGCAATCGCGATGACAGCCTCTCATTCACCTGATTTGATTTTACTGGATCTAGGGCTCCCGGATCTAGACGGTATTGATGTATTAAAGACGATCCGTCAATGGTCAGAAGTGCCGGTTATCGTGGTATCCGCCCGGGGGCAAGAGCGAGAAAAGGTGGAGGCGTTAGATTTAGGCGCTGATGACTATTTGACTAAGCCTTTTGGTACATCGGAATTACTCGCCCGAATTCGGACAGGCCTCCGCCATAGCCAAAAGATCATAGGCGACAGTCAAAGCGAGCTGCCCGGGATTCATGTTGGAGACCTTGAAATAAACTTCAGCAAAAGACGGGTTACGCTGGCCGGTAATGAAATTCACCTAACACCCATCGAATACAAGATCATTGTTTTGCTTTCCAGAAATATCGGAAAAGTACTGACGCATGACTATATCATAAGGGAAATCTGGGGACCGTATACAAACGAAGTTAAAGCTCTCCGGGTCAATATGGCCAATATCCGGCGGAAACTGGAGAAAAACCCGGCTGAACCGCAGTACATTGTCACCGAAGTGGGTGTTGGATACCGTATGATTGAAGATACCAACGTTGAAAAAAGTCTTTCTTAA